The window GATTGAGCAACAGATTCAAAGTATCGGACAGCGTTTAGGAGAAAATATCAGTGCAGGTTTAATCGAACCTTTTACCGCAGGCACGCCGCAACAACCTAATGAAAATTTTCAACTAATCGCAGAAAAAGTCAGTGAGATCAATATTGACAATCAATATTTAGAAGAACTTGTGAAATCAGTGGTGTTTGAAAGTATTGATGCGATACAAAAACAAGTTCGAGTAAAACAATGGCAAGAAATGCTCTCCGAAAATGATCAATTGCACAAAAAAGCGGAATGATTACAAGAAAATTTACCAATCACGCTAGAGAATTGATGTAATTTGTTCTAGCATTTGCTTTTATTTATAACACACTAGAGTGCTTAAAGCCCTGAAGGATACATTATGGCTGATATACGGATTACGGGCAGAATGGTGAATTTTAGTCGATTGGTATTCGACACAAATGACCACAATGCGATCCGACAGCAATTAACAAGCACATTAAATGAAGGTTCCTATTTAGGAACTTTAGTCATTATAGACAGTACCGTCGAGCAAGAGTTAATCGCTCTGATTCAGCTCTTGATTGATCTTGGTTTGCAACCAATGGCTGTAATTGATGGTATTTTAGGTGACGAAGCGCGTGCAATCCAATTCCCTGTTTTACCTGCAGACCAACCTTTGCAACGGATCAAAGCATCAAAAGAGCAAGTCATTGCACATGAAGCCAAAGATCAAGCCAATAGTTCTGCAATACAAACACCACAAAAAAATACAGCGAGTACGCATATCACCTCTTATCATGATGAGATTTTGCGTACTGGACAATGTTTAGTACAAGATCAAGGCGATATTATCTTAAATGCGGGTATGAACAGTGGCTCGGAAGTCATTGCATCTGGAAATATTCACATTTATGGCAATGCTCGTGGTAGAGTCATTGCAGGTGCAGGCGGACATACATCAGCACGCATTTTTTGCAATTCACTTGAAGCAGAGCTAGTCTCTATTGCTGGAACCTATTGTGTAGCTGATGACATACCGAAAGATATGATTCAAAAGCCAGTACATATTTATTTAAATAACAAGCAAGAACTTGAATTTGAAGCCTTGCAGTTTTAATTTATAAACACCAAAAAAGCCCTTTCAGGGGTGTATGACCATAAATAGGAGTGGATTCGGTGGCCAAAATTGTTGTCGTAACGTCAGGCAAAGGTGGTGTAGGTAAAACTACAACAAGTGCATCTTTTGCAACAGGTTTAGCCCTACGTGGTCATAAAACTGTTGTAATTGATTTCGATGTAGGTCTACGTAATCTTGATTTGATCATGGGCTGCGAACGCCGCGTAGTTTATGATTTTGTGAATGTCATCAATAATGAAGCACGCTTACAACAAGCACTTATACGTGATAAAGAAATTGAGAATTTATATATCTTACCTGCATCACAAACTCGTGACAAAGATGCCTTAAGTGATGAAGGCGTAGCACGTGTAATCGATGAACTCTCTCAAGAATTTGATTACATCATCTGTGATTCACCAGCGGGTATTGAGCGTGGCGCAATTTTAGCGATGTATCACGCTGATGAAGCAATCATCGTAACAAACCCAGAGATTTCATCTGTTCGTGACTCTGACCGTATTATTGGTATGCTTGATAGTAAGACCAAAAAGGTAGAGCAAAATGAAGGCCGTATTCGCAAACATCTATGTATCACTCGTTTCAATCCCGAACGTGCTGATCGACAAGAAATGTTAACGATAGATGATATTTCTAAAGATATCTTACGTGTACCAACTTTAGGGGTAATTCCGGAGTGCCCAAGCGTGCTACAAGCATCAAATGAAGGTAAACCGGTTATTCTTTACTCAGACACTAAAGCTGGGCAAGCGTATGATGATTTAGTGGCACGTTTTCTTGGTGAAGAACGTCCATATCGACACATTGTGGTACAGCCAAAAGGTTGGTTAGCTAGACTATTTGGAGCGTAATGATGGCAGGATTCTGGAGTAAACTATTTAGCAGTGAAGAAAAACCATCAAGTGCACAAACTGCCAAAGATCGTTTGAAGGTGATCGTTGCATCTGAACAAGGTTTAGGTCGCCGTTTAAGCCAAGACAAAATCGACCAAATGAAAAAAGAAATCATGCAAGTCGTTAGTCGTTATGTGCGCGGTGTGGACGAACAACATATCCAAATGCAAGTCCGTTCAGAAGCAAATATCGAAATGTTAGAAATGAATATCAATTTACCTGAAGATCGATAGAAGTTTTTTCATTAGCGATTTTTTTCAAATAAAGGCAAAATACCCTTCGGTTTTTGCCTTTATTATTTTAAAACTGAGGAGATTGATATGGCATTATCACAGCCAGCAACTTTCAACGAAGAATGGTCAGATGAGCGTGTTTTTGCCTACCTTAACCAACTTCCTCCAACAGGTGTAAATGCTGACTTTCATGTGCTTTATCATGCATTCAAACATATGCGTCCACATGATTATGAGCGTTTAATTACTCAGTTTCTAGCTGATGGCCGTGATTTAAATGCGACCAACCCTGAAGGACAACGCATTCATGACGTGATTGCACAATTTCCTCGCCAAAAAGATGGATTTCTAGAAGTTTTAGCAAAATTCGCTTAAAAAAAATGCCTGCGTAATGCAGGCATTTTTTTTTAATAGAATTATCGACTTCCAATCAAATATACACCCAATAAGGTGAAAATTCCGCCTGAAACACCGTCGATCCATTTTGCAAAGTTTTGATACGCGGTACGAAATGCCGGTAATGAAAAAACAAAAGCCACCAACATGAACCACAAAGCTGTCTCAATTGAAACAATGATAAAAAGTAGAGAATGATGTTGATCGAATAAAGGATTGGTTAAAAATAAAGAAAATACACTACCAAAATAAATAATGGCTTTAGGGTTTGAAAGATTAGTCAACAAACCCTTCATAAAGAACAGATAAGGTGATTGCGGTAAGGTAATCGGATTTACGGCTTGATTACTTTTTGAAAAAGCAGAACGCAACATTTGATACCCAAGCCAACACAAATAGAGGCCACCTGCAATCAAAAGACCTTGTTTTAACCAAGCCATCTTTTCAAAAATGATATTAAGCCCCATCAGTGCTAGCAGTGACCATAGCATTGCTCCCATGCAAATACCTAAGACAACTAACACCGCTTCTTTTCGAGAGCGACTAATTGCAGTTTGTGAAACCAAAAAGAAATCTGGTCCAGGCGTAATTAATGCACAAAAATGAATAAAAATTAGTGTACTTAATGCAACTAACACAGCTCACCTCAAAGTTGAGATTTGAAAGGCCAAGCTTAAATAAAAAATGTGATTTTTACCATATAAAAATAAATAAATATAAAAAAGAAAGCCTCAAAACTAAGGCTTTCTTAGTGGATTATTATCGTTAAAATAAAATCATACTAAAATATCTCGCTTCCCGTTTGCACCCATCGCGCTGACAATACCATTCTCTTCCATTTGATCAATGATTCGTGCAGCACGGTTATACCCCAAGCTAAATTTACGCTGTAGAGACGATGTAGAAGCTTTACGGGTTTCAAGCACAAAAGCAACACACTGATCATAGAGCGCATCTCGGTTTGGATCACTATCCCCATCTTCAAAACCACGAGAACTTGGTTCTTCATCAAATGGCGTTAAGATTTCATCAACATAGTCTGGCTCGCCACGCTCACGCCATGCATCACAAATACGGTTTACTTCATCATCACTAATAAATGCCCCATGAACACGTTCAGGCTCAATTTTACCAGGTCCCAAGAACAGCATATCACCGTGCCCAAGCAAGTCTTCAGCCCCACCCGCATCCAAAATCGTACGTGAATCAATTTTACTGTTCACACGTAAGGCAACACGCGTAGGAATATTCGCCTTAATCAAACCCGTAATCACGTCTACAGATGGTCGCTGAGTCGCAAGCAGTAAATGAATCCCTGCTGCACGAGATTTTTGTGCAAGACGGGTAATCATTTCTTCAGCCTTTTTACCAACCTGCATAATCATATCTGCAAATTCATCGGCAACAATTACAATTGATGGTAATGGTGTTAAACGTGGAGCACGTTCTTGGGTAGCCGAATCACTTGGCTTCCAAGTCGGATCAATCAAATCCTCACCATTGGCAATCGCTTCTTCAACCTTACGGTTATAGTCACTCAATTTACGAATTTTTAAGAACGACATCAACTTATAACGACGTTCCATTTCATTTACACACCAATTCAATGCACTGACGGCATCTTTCATGTCGGTTACAACAGGCGTTAATAAGTGTGGAATGTCGTTGTAGTTGGCTAATTCAAGCTGTTTTGGGTCGATAAGAATCAAGCGCAGTTGGTCTGGTGTATATTTCAATAACATCGATAAAATCATCGAGTTAACTGCAACGGATTTACCAGAACCTGTGGTTCCTGCAACCAACATATGTGGTGCTTTTGCTAAATCAGTCAGTACCGGATTTCCTGAAATGTCTTTACCCATCGCCATACTTATCAAAGCATTTGGATCACGATAAGCCGGTGTTTCCAAAAGTTCAATCAAACGAACCATTTCACGCGTACTATTTGGTACTTCAATTCCGATATACGGTTTACCTGGGATAACTTCAACCACACGGACCGATGCCATCGACATAGAACGAGCCAAATCTCGAGAAATATTGGTAACTTTAGATGCCTTAACACCTGGTGCAAGGTCAAGTTCAAAACGTGTAACGACAGGACCTGGTTGTGCCTCAACCACCTGAGCTTTGACATTAAATTCTTGTAATTTAATCTCTAAAAGTTCTGATAATCGGGCCAACTGTTCAGCAGTAAAATTCACTTTTTTATTTGGATCAACATCATCCAGTAACTCTAACCCTGGTAAAGTCGGCAAATCACGTCGTTTCTGTGCCACTTGCATCGCACGTGACATTGGACGACCAAAGGCATCTGTTAATGGCGCATCGAGATCAAAGTCATCATCCATATCGACATCTAAATCAGACTCAGTTTTACCCGCAGTTTCCTGCCAAGCTTCAATAAATGCTTCTTTAGATAATGCCTCTTTCGGTTTATTCACATCGATCGGTGCTTTTACAAATGCAGATGATTGAGCATAATTTGTAGGTTGAGAGATGATTTTCTCATTTTCGTCATCGACAAGAAGGTCATTAAAATCATCAAAATCCTCTGCCATAGCAGCATGTTTGTCATCTTGGATTGTATTTTGCACACGAGAATTATGTGATGGTACAACGTTTGTCTTCTCTGACTCAGTAATCAACGCATTGATTTCACGATCGAATGCTGCCTCTTCAATATGAGAGGTCACATTGGATGGCATTTCTTGTTGCTGTGTAAATGGCGTATGCGCATCTGATGCTGTTTTACTATTCGGCACAGCAGCAAGTAACTCATCAAAAATTTGATCATCATTCCAATCCAATCCGTCATGATGGTTTTGTTGAGTCACCTGTCTTGTTTGTGGTTGTGATGGGAGCTCTTTAGAAGGATTCATATCATCTTCTGCAGCTCTGAGAAGTGCATCAATTTCTTGCTTATGATTGGCATCATCACTTTGCAATGCACGCCACACTTCACCTGTTTGAACTAAACGCTGACTCTCTGTTTCCAATTGATGTGCACGTTGCAATGTTTGCTCAAAATCATCATGTTTTTGTATTTCTTTAGATTGAGTATTATCTCGTAACTCTTTTGCTGCAACATCTGCAAATAATCTTTCAGCAAGTTGCTGGTGATGACGATCATCCGTTTTGATTGATTTTTCGACAACAATATCTTCATCAGGATTTAAATTTGTTTGATCTACGTCTAATTCAATTGAATCAACTGAACTGGCTGCTTGCTTATTTTCTTTAGTATTATCAACTGCAACCAACTGTTCAGTACGATCATAAGCTGATTCATTTTGAGGTACATTTCGGTAAAATAAATCCTGTAAATACACAGGAGTATTTTTCAAGACGCTCCAAGTTTTATCCCATTGGATTCCAAAAGCCAATGTTAATAGCAATACACTAAAAGCAAATAAAAAAATGGTCGCCCCATAGATGGTCAAAATTTGCGACAAACTTTGCCCTAACTCATAACCAATAATACCTCCAGCGGCATTATCTAAGGTGTCAGCTGGTGTATTCCAATGTAAATACAAAAGGCTAGATATCGACAGAATTAAGAAAAACTGTGCTGCGTAACGAAATGGGCGATTCAAAAAGCTTCTTGGCCACCAGACTTGGATCGCTTCTATAAACAGAAACAATGGAAGTAACAAACTTGCCCAGCCTAAAAAGCCAAAGAGCAAATCTGCGATCCAAGCACCTGCTACACCACTCGCATTTGAAACATGTTGGGTATCACTCGATATATGCATCCAGCCCGGATCAAATGGTGTATAAGTTACTGTGGCAAGAAATAAATAAATGCCAAAAGAAATCAAAAATAATGTCATTAAAAAGCGTTGTGCATAAACACTTGACACCGCAGTCATATACAGTCCTGTAACCCAATTCGTTATTTGTTGGTATATTACTTAAGGCCTTAGCGACCCTAATCAATAAGTCTAATATTATGCACTCGTTCTTACAAAAAAGATGCACGATTATTTACTGTTGTTGTTAACATCGGGAGCTATTCACATTTCCGACACGTATTTTTGCAATAATTTGTTCGTCAGGAATGATATAGCCTAATTCGATTAAGTTAATCAATATTATCCTGATGGATTTAACCCACTCGTCTTTGGTTTCACGTATAATTTTAGCAGTTTCAATATAAAAAGGATGTTCTTTAATGAGCGCTCGACATTCACGGTTAATTATTTTGGGCTCTGGTCCTGCAGGTTATAGTGCAGCTGTTTATGCGGCACGTGCTAACCTAAAACCAACCCTGATTGCTGG is drawn from Acinetobacter suaedae and contains these coding sequences:
- the minC gene encoding septum site-determining protein MinC, producing the protein MADIRITGRMVNFSRLVFDTNDHNAIRQQLTSTLNEGSYLGTLVIIDSTVEQELIALIQLLIDLGLQPMAVIDGILGDEARAIQFPVLPADQPLQRIKASKEQVIAHEAKDQANSSAIQTPQKNTASTHITSYHDEILRTGQCLVQDQGDIILNAGMNSGSEVIASGNIHIYGNARGRVIAGAGGHTSARIFCNSLEAELVSIAGTYCVADDIPKDMIQKPVHIYLNNKQELEFEALQF
- the minD gene encoding septum site-determining protein MinD, with translation MAKIVVVTSGKGGVGKTTTSASFATGLALRGHKTVVIDFDVGLRNLDLIMGCERRVVYDFVNVINNEARLQQALIRDKEIENLYILPASQTRDKDALSDEGVARVIDELSQEFDYIICDSPAGIERGAILAMYHADEAIIVTNPEISSVRDSDRIIGMLDSKTKKVEQNEGRIRKHLCITRFNPERADRQEMLTIDDISKDILRVPTLGVIPECPSVLQASNEGKPVILYSDTKAGQAYDDLVARFLGEERPYRHIVVQPKGWLARLFGA
- the minE gene encoding cell division topological specificity factor MinE, with the protein product MAGFWSKLFSSEEKPSSAQTAKDRLKVIVASEQGLGRRLSQDKIDQMKKEIMQVVSRYVRGVDEQHIQMQVRSEANIEMLEMNINLPEDR
- a CDS encoding PA4642 family protein, which gives rise to MALSQPATFNEEWSDERVFAYLNQLPPTGVNADFHVLYHAFKHMRPHDYERLITQFLADGRDLNATNPEGQRIHDVIAQFPRQKDGFLEVLAKFA
- the rhtC gene encoding threonine export protein RhtC, which produces MLVALSTLIFIHFCALITPGPDFFLVSQTAISRSRKEAVLVVLGICMGAMLWSLLALMGLNIIFEKMAWLKQGLLIAGGLYLCWLGYQMLRSAFSKSNQAVNPITLPQSPYLFFMKGLLTNLSNPKAIIYFGSVFSLFLTNPLFDQHHSLLFIIVSIETALWFMLVAFVFSLPAFRTAYQNFAKWIDGVSGGIFTLLGVYLIGSR
- a CDS encoding DNA translocase FtsK translates to MTAVSSVYAQRFLMTLFLISFGIYLFLATVTYTPFDPGWMHISSDTQHVSNASGVAGAWIADLLFGFLGWASLLLPLFLFIEAIQVWWPRSFLNRPFRYAAQFFLILSISSLLYLHWNTPADTLDNAAGGIIGYELGQSLSQILTIYGATIFLFAFSVLLLTLAFGIQWDKTWSVLKNTPVYLQDLFYRNVPQNESAYDRTEQLVAVDNTKENKQAASSVDSIELDVDQTNLNPDEDIVVEKSIKTDDRHHQQLAERLFADVAAKELRDNTQSKEIQKHDDFEQTLQRAHQLETESQRLVQTGEVWRALQSDDANHKQEIDALLRAAEDDMNPSKELPSQPQTRQVTQQNHHDGLDWNDDQIFDELLAAVPNSKTASDAHTPFTQQQEMPSNVTSHIEEAAFDREINALITESEKTNVVPSHNSRVQNTIQDDKHAAMAEDFDDFNDLLVDDENEKIISQPTNYAQSSAFVKAPIDVNKPKEALSKEAFIEAWQETAGKTESDLDVDMDDDFDLDAPLTDAFGRPMSRAMQVAQKRRDLPTLPGLELLDDVDPNKKVNFTAEQLARLSELLEIKLQEFNVKAQVVEAQPGPVVTRFELDLAPGVKASKVTNISRDLARSMSMASVRVVEVIPGKPYIGIEVPNSTREMVRLIELLETPAYRDPNALISMAMGKDISGNPVLTDLAKAPHMLVAGTTGSGKSVAVNSMILSMLLKYTPDQLRLILIDPKQLELANYNDIPHLLTPVVTDMKDAVSALNWCVNEMERRYKLMSFLKIRKLSDYNRKVEEAIANGEDLIDPTWKPSDSATQERAPRLTPLPSIVIVADEFADMIMQVGKKAEEMITRLAQKSRAAGIHLLLATQRPSVDVITGLIKANIPTRVALRVNSKIDSRTILDAGGAEDLLGHGDMLFLGPGKIEPERVHGAFISDDEVNRICDAWRERGEPDYVDEILTPFDEEPSSRGFEDGDSDPNRDALYDQCVAFVLETRKASTSSLQRKFSLGYNRAARIIDQMEENGIVSAMGANGKRDILV